One Thioclava electrotropha DNA segment encodes these proteins:
- a CDS encoding penicillin acylase family protein — protein sequence MYKAFRWGVRLIMAAIVGVVLVGGLIYFFASRSLPDYDATYKVTGLTAPVEIVRSTEDVPHIFGKDDPDAFFALGLAHAQDRLWQMTLMRRTVQGRLSEVFGQETLKTDELMRRMGLYQAAVDSVSSQDDYTKAALEAYARGVNQWIEIVNEGAMGRGAPEFFLFDSKISYWTPADSLAIMKLMAVQLSNQLQDEVLRARVSLVGKDLVRDVMPDDPQQATTALPDYASLFPTMQKGIQTAENGAPGAFSPFPARGSAGASNAWAAGPDRSAAGGALLANDPHLGLTAPSIWYLARLQLQSGGVIGGTIPGMPLVLSGRNKNLGWGLTTAYVDDQDLHIEEIDPDDPTKYRTPDGWKRFKTKRVIVEVKDAKPVTLTLRWTDNGPVLPGSHFDLATVTPPHSVISLSWTAFDPQDTTMTGAMDLMRAHSIPQAMDAAKKIVAPAQNITLADKDGVALVTAGKIPLRDRANDTQGRMPNAGWKPENRWKGFLPFKDNPQFVEPKSGIVVNTNNKTVDRPFPYNVSFHWGDTQRIQRLSKLMGEREVHSRDSFISAQLDTVSPAARGLLPLVGANLWYTGDPAPAGTPERMRQRALEMLASWDGEMSEHLPEPLIYAAWMRELQNRLIRDELGPLAKKFDHLEPLFIERVFRDTQGASHWCDIIQSAPKETCSDIARQSLDAALLDLSKKYGPNIESWRWGDAHIAEQDNQVLGKVPGLKWFVNIRQSTSGGDFTLMRGRTKGGDGSDRFANVHAAGYREVLDFADPDSSVFIISTGQSGHPLSRHYDDLSELWRSGEYIPMSLDPALARAAAAGITHLVPKGAAKPGN from the coding sequence ATGTATAAGGCATTTCGATGGGGCGTTCGGCTGATCATGGCCGCGATCGTGGGTGTGGTGCTCGTCGGGGGGCTGATCTATTTCTTCGCCTCGCGCTCGCTTCCTGATTACGACGCGACCTATAAAGTCACCGGGCTCACCGCCCCGGTGGAGATCGTGCGCTCCACCGAGGACGTGCCGCATATTTTCGGCAAGGACGACCCGGATGCGTTCTTCGCGCTGGGGCTCGCCCATGCGCAGGACCGGCTGTGGCAGATGACGCTGATGCGCCGCACGGTGCAGGGGCGGCTGTCGGAAGTGTTCGGTCAGGAGACGCTGAAAACCGACGAGCTGATGCGACGGATGGGCCTGTATCAGGCGGCGGTCGACTCGGTGTCCTCGCAGGACGATTACACCAAGGCCGCGCTCGAGGCCTATGCGCGGGGCGTCAACCAGTGGATCGAGATCGTCAACGAGGGCGCGATGGGGCGCGGCGCGCCGGAATTCTTCCTCTTCGACAGCAAGATCTCCTACTGGACGCCCGCGGATTCGCTCGCGATTATGAAGCTGATGGCGGTGCAGCTATCGAACCAGCTGCAAGACGAGGTGCTGCGCGCCCGTGTGTCGCTCGTCGGCAAAGACCTCGTGCGCGACGTCATGCCCGACGATCCGCAACAGGCCACCACTGCCCTGCCCGATTACGCGAGCCTGTTCCCGACCATGCAAAAGGGCATTCAGACGGCCGAGAACGGGGCGCCGGGGGCGTTCTCTCCCTTCCCCGCACGTGGCTCTGCCGGGGCATCGAACGCATGGGCCGCGGGGCCTGACCGCTCGGCTGCGGGTGGCGCGCTTCTGGCCAACGATCCGCATCTGGGTCTGACGGCGCCCTCGATCTGGTATCTCGCACGGCTGCAACTGCAATCGGGCGGCGTGATTGGCGGCACGATCCCGGGGATGCCGCTGGTGCTGTCGGGGCGCAACAAGAATCTGGGCTGGGGGCTGACCACGGCCTATGTCGACGATCAGGACCTGCATATCGAAGAAATCGATCCCGACGATCCAACGAAATACCGCACGCCCGACGGCTGGAAGCGTTTCAAGACCAAGCGTGTGATCGTCGAGGTGAAGGACGCCAAGCCGGTCACGCTGACCCTGCGCTGGACCGATAACGGCCCGGTGCTGCCCGGCAGCCATTTCGATCTGGCGACGGTCACGCCGCCGCATTCGGTGATTTCGCTCAGCTGGACCGCCTTCGATCCGCAGGACACGACGATGACCGGCGCGATGGACCTGATGCGGGCGCATTCGATACCGCAGGCAATGGATGCGGCGAAGAAGATCGTCGCACCCGCGCAGAACATCACGCTGGCCGACAAGGACGGGGTGGCGCTGGTCACGGCCGGGAAAATCCCGCTGCGCGACCGAGCGAATGACACGCAGGGCCGGATGCCGAACGCGGGCTGGAAACCCGAGAACCGCTGGAAAGGCTTCCTGCCCTTCAAGGACAATCCGCAATTCGTCGAGCCGAAAAGCGGCATCGTCGTGAACACGAACAACAAGACGGTGGACCGGCCCTTCCCCTATAACGTCTCGTTCCACTGGGGCGACACGCAGCGCATTCAGCGCCTGTCGAAACTGATGGGCGAGCGCGAGGTGCATTCGCGCGACAGCTTCATCTCGGCGCAGCTCGACACGGTGTCGCCTGCCGCGCGCGGTCTGCTGCCGCTGGTGGGCGCGAACCTGTGGTATACTGGCGATCCCGCCCCCGCCGGCACGCCCGAGCGGATGCGCCAGCGTGCGTTGGAGATGTTGGCGAGCTGGGATGGCGAAATGTCCGAGCACCTCCCCGAGCCGCTGATCTACGCCGCCTGGATGCGCGAACTGCAAAACCGGCTGATCCGCGACGAGCTGGGTCCGCTGGCGAAGAAATTCGACCATCTGGAGCCCCTGTTCATCGAGCGGGTCTTCCGCGACACCCAAGGTGCGAGCCATTGGTGCGACATCATCCAGTCGGCTCCGAAAGAGACCTGCAGCGATATCGCGCGGCAGTCGCTTGATGCCGCGCTTTTGGATCTGTCGAAGAAATACGGGCCGAATATCGAGAGCTGGCGCTGGGGCGACGCGCATATCGCCGAGCAGGACAATCAGGTGCTGGGCAAGGTGCCGGGGCTGAAATGGTTCGTGAATATCCGGCAATCGACCTCGGGCGGCGATTTCACCCTGATGCGCGGGCGCACCAAGGGCGGCGACGGCTCTGACCGCTTCGCCAATGTTCATGCTGCGGGTTATCGCGAAGTGCTCGATTTCGCGGATCCCGACAGTTCGGTCTTCATCATCTCGACCGGGCAATCGGGCCATCCGCTGAGCCGCCATTATGACGACCTGTCGGAGCTGTGGCGTTCGGGCGAATATATCCCGATGTCGCTGGATCCAGCGCTGGCACGCGCGGCGGCGGC
- a CDS encoding NAD(P)-dependent oxidoreductase: MTRPVGALVVEPDATINALALHGARFRIHARERSMAKVAFLGLGVMGYPMAGHLASAGHEVTVYNRTAAKAKKWVSEHGGSAEATPREAAKGADFVMSCVGNDDDLREVCLGKDGAFKGMKTGAVFVDHTTVSAAVTRELAGEAAGHGVAFIDAPISGGQAGAENGQLSVMCGGDAAAYDKAEPVIDAYAKICRRLGESGAGQVTKMCNQIAIAGLVQGLAESLNFAEKADLDIAAVVEVISQGAAGSWQMANRYETMAKDEFDFGFAVDWMRKDLGICLKTGDEIGASLPVTALVDQFYKDVQAMGGNRWDTSSLIARLRKLG, encoded by the coding sequence TTGACGCGCCCGGTTGGCGCGTTAGTAGTTGAGCCCGACGCTACAATCAACGCGCTCGCGCTACACGGGGCGCGGTTTCGTATTCACGCAAGGGAGAGGTCGATGGCGAAAGTTGCATTTCTGGGGCTTGGGGTGATGGGCTATCCGATGGCGGGGCATCTCGCATCGGCGGGCCATGAGGTCACGGTCTATAACCGCACGGCCGCCAAGGCCAAGAAATGGGTCTCCGAACATGGCGGGTCGGCCGAAGCGACCCCGCGCGAAGCCGCGAAAGGCGCGGATTTCGTGATGTCCTGTGTCGGCAATGACGACGATCTGCGCGAGGTCTGCCTCGGCAAGGATGGCGCGTTCAAGGGCATGAAAACCGGCGCGGTCTTCGTCGATCACACGACGGTTTCGGCTGCCGTGACCCGCGAATTGGCGGGCGAGGCGGCGGGCCATGGCGTGGCCTTCATCGACGCCCCGATCTCGGGCGGGCAGGCGGGGGCCGAGAACGGTCAGCTGTCGGTCATGTGCGGCGGCGACGCGGCGGCCTATGACAAGGCCGAGCCGGTGATCGACGCCTATGCCAAGATCTGCCGCCGTCTGGGCGAAAGCGGCGCGGGGCAGGTGACCAAGATGTGCAACCAGATCGCGATTGCGGGTCTGGTGCAGGGCCTCGCCGAGAGCCTGAACTTCGCCGAGAAGGCCGATCTCGACATCGCCGCCGTGGTCGAGGTGATCTCGCAAGGTGCCGCTGGCTCGTGGCAGATGGCGAACCGCTACGAGACCATGGCGAAGGACGAATTCGACTTCGGCTTCGCGGTGGACTGGATGCGCAAGGATCTGGGGATCTGCCTGAAAACCGGCGACGAGATCGGGGCCTCGCTGCCCGTCACGGCGCTGGTCGATCAGTTCTACAAGGACGTGCAGGCGATGGGCGGTAACCGCTGGGATACCTCTTCGCTGATCGCGCGCCTGCGCAAACTGGGCTGA
- a CDS encoding YigZ family protein has product MRILENIISDRGSKYAVSGGPCASEEEAKAFVKELCRKKKYAKATHNTWALLTAEAPVKNDDGEAGAGMVILRMLEREELYDHIIVVTRWFGGKHLGGDRFRHVQEAVRIYLEDLRAG; this is encoded by the coding sequence ATGCGCATCCTCGAGAACATCATCAGCGACCGCGGCTCGAAATACGCGGTCTCGGGCGGACCTTGCGCCTCGGAAGAGGAGGCCAAGGCCTTCGTCAAGGAACTGTGCCGGAAGAAGAAATACGCCAAGGCCACGCATAACACCTGGGCGCTTCTGACGGCGGAAGCCCCGGTGAAGAACGACGATGGCGAGGCGGGCGCGGGAATGGTGATCCTGCGGATGCTCGAGCGCGAAGAGCTCTACGACCATATCATCGTCGTCACCCGCTGGTTCGGCGGCAAGCATCTGGGCGGCGACCGCTTCCGCCATGTGCAGGAAGCGGTTCGCATTTACCTCGAAGATTTGCGCGCGGGCTGA
- a CDS encoding bifunctional DedA family/phosphatase PAP2 family protein, with protein sequence MLDAIHQVLPNLAALGIFGYWVIGAAAGLEAFLPTGIFLPGTLLVDAGGVMVQQGMLDLLDLLWFVAIGSVLGGEATFWLGRHARRGMLGRWNVEGMAAYRRAEKLFARHGGFAIVMGRFLGPVAGFVPFAAALAGMETRRFRIWNLLSGFPYAIFHVGFGYALGAGFTKLGPMMTRNTLFLLGLVVIAALLFWVLRRLDRAVPYLLAMAGGLMDEIARHPRVDSWGGRHPKTAAWIARRLDRSKFSGLPLSLLALAFLYLASVLVGLSLDFLQSDPIVQIDARLAALMRLFWTPGLIQIFTWITALGDTQLVAALLVLALIWLAWLRRFDLVAGLVVSLGLDLISVIILKASFGRPRSILGYFHETSGSFPSGHATLSVAFYGMLVFLLWRLTRLGALSASFLAALVAGLIGLSRLYLVEHYLSDVMGGWLLGAMCLLVGIAVAEWLYPRWAGAPRARPSWQMGVIGVVTLALLGFTMVRVRDYSKALNPPPVAQPLIVISEGAEPQALRDAPLMAQTLDADQQFPLSVALWATNADQITTALSAIGWQRADAVTLKTLAGAAFGAVRDTMRPGAALAPLFWKNEPSGLGFTRVPDGDATDKLPRLRLWQTRYTDASGARLWMGAITRDDGLVPSDGSTAGRLASDLAKALSQNGVAEPVGQISGTAASDIPVLALR encoded by the coding sequence ATGCTAGACGCCATCCACCAAGTGCTCCCGAATCTCGCCGCCCTGGGGATCTTCGGCTACTGGGTGATCGGGGCGGCGGCGGGGCTGGAGGCCTTCCTGCCGACCGGGATTTTCCTGCCCGGCACCCTGCTTGTCGATGCCGGCGGCGTGATGGTTCAGCAGGGGATGCTCGACCTGCTCGACCTTCTGTGGTTCGTAGCGATCGGCTCGGTCCTCGGCGGAGAGGCCACGTTCTGGCTTGGTCGCCACGCGCGACGCGGTATGCTCGGGCGCTGGAATGTCGAAGGCATGGCCGCCTATCGCCGCGCGGAGAAGCTATTTGCGCGCCATGGCGGCTTCGCGATCGTCATGGGGCGGTTTCTCGGCCCCGTGGCGGGCTTCGTGCCCTTTGCTGCCGCCCTCGCCGGGATGGAGACGCGACGCTTCCGGATCTGGAACCTGCTGAGCGGCTTTCCTTACGCGATTTTCCATGTCGGCTTCGGGTATGCGCTTGGCGCGGGGTTCACCAAGCTCGGCCCGATGATGACACGCAACACCTTGTTCCTGCTGGGGCTCGTCGTGATCGCGGCATTGCTCTTCTGGGTTCTGAGACGGCTCGACCGGGCGGTGCCCTATCTCCTCGCAATGGCAGGCGGGCTGATGGACGAGATCGCCCGCCACCCCCGCGTCGACAGCTGGGGCGGGCGCCATCCGAAAACGGCAGCCTGGATCGCGCGCAGGCTCGACCGCAGCAAGTTCTCCGGCCTGCCGCTGAGCCTTTTGGCACTCGCCTTCCTCTACCTCGCCTCGGTGCTGGTCGGGCTGTCGCTCGACTTCCTGCAAAGCGACCCGATCGTGCAGATCGACGCGCGGCTGGCGGCACTGATGCGGCTGTTCTGGACGCCGGGCCTCATTCAGATCTTCACCTGGATCACCGCGCTCGGCGATACCCAGCTCGTGGCCGCGCTGCTCGTGCTGGCGCTTATCTGGCTCGCGTGGCTGCGTCGGTTCGATCTGGTGGCGGGGCTCGTGGTCTCGCTCGGGCTGGACCTGATCTCGGTGATCATCCTGAAGGCAAGCTTCGGGCGGCCGCGCTCGATCCTGGGCTATTTCCACGAAACCTCGGGCAGTTTCCCCTCCGGCCACGCGACGCTCTCGGTCGCCTTTTACGGGATGCTCGTCTTCCTCCTCTGGCGGCTGACGCGGCTCGGGGCGCTGAGTGCGAGCTTTCTGGCGGCCTTGGTCGCCGGTCTGATCGGGTTGAGCCGGCTCTATCTCGTCGAGCATTACCTGAGCGATGTGATGGGCGGCTGGCTTCTCGGCGCGATGTGCCTGCTGGTGGGCATCGCCGTGGCCGAGTGGTTGTATCCGCGATGGGCCGGGGCACCGCGCGCGCGGCCTAGTTGGCAAATGGGCGTGATCGGCGTCGTGACGCTGGCTCTTCTGGGCTTCACGATGGTTCGCGTGCGCGATTATTCCAAGGCGCTGAACCCGCCCCCCGTGGCGCAACCGCTGATCGTGATCTCCGAAGGGGCCGAGCCGCAGGCGCTGCGTGACGCGCCGCTGATGGCGCAGACACTCGACGCGGATCAACAGTTCCCGCTCTCTGTAGCGCTATGGGCGACGAACGCCGATCAGATCACGACGGCGCTGAGCGCGATCGGCTGGCAACGCGCCGATGCGGTGACGCTCAAGACGCTGGCGGGAGCGGCCTTCGGGGCTGTGCGCGATACGATGCGCCCCGGCGCTGCGCTTGCGCCGCTGTTCTGGAAGAACGAGCCGAGCGGGCTTGGCTTCACCCGCGTGCCGGATGGCGACGCGACCGACAAGCTGCCGCGGCTTCGGCTGTGGCAGACGCGCTATACCGATGCATCCGGTGCGCGGCTCTGGATGGGGGCGATTACTCGCGATGACGGGCTGGTGCCGAGCGACGGGTCGACGGCGGGGCGGCTGGCATCCGATCTTGCGAAGGCGTTGAGCCAGAACGGTGTGGCCGAGCCTGTGGGCCAGATCTCCGGCACGGCTGCGTCGGACATCCCGGTTCTGGCGCTGCGGTAG
- the mprF gene encoding bifunctional lysylphosphatidylglycerol flippase/synthetase MprF: MALADPAQTAPPQSRVKILWPIGLGLLLFLMGLWALHHLLASIDVHQVIAQIKATPWPTLGAAVGATALGYLALVGYDFWALHYLGKQLPLRTVALGGFLGYAFGNTVGISVISGGAVRYRIYSAAGLNAFEVAALSSYIALAMGLGLTMVGVLALSVHPAALAGVISAPEPVIRIGALAATALILGGAFYLSYTGRALRIRNREIAMPAPRILVGQLAVALFDSTMAAGALWILMPAGTPPFASFVAIYAAASMVGILSHVPGGVGVFETVVIAALPAGVPLGEAAAGLLAFRMIYFLLPFVIAFVVVSLNEARLAGGWATRVFGEISEPMRPVISGIEGLAPRIAGVAVLGLGFWMVIVALMPVLGRQGGEPGLITAVLAEGGTQLCALAGVLLIVLSHGLVRRVRLAYWLVLAGLVLGVISVLAADLDIDNAVVLSLAAVVLLPFRGAFHRRVALTEGGYGPLWFAVILGMVASAAVFFFLAYAAHPYSNALWLDFTASSPTPRALRAGLLISALLLGFLLWLTLRPMRRFTFSVDPEQDVAVAEILTSQDVPQGWFALTGDKCVMFSPDRSAFLMYAQRGGMRVVLGDPVGPPETARQLAWEFHERAVSEGLTPVFYEVSTKNLPLWIEMGYALHKIGEEAVVDLQKFSLTGSKFKTMRAEQNRALREGFTLEIASPPHAHELIATLRDVSDAWLAGQKGREKGFSIGRFDPRYLNHCEIALIRRGGEILGFANLLGGPNARRFAIDLMRYRPEAADGVMQFLFIGLIEALRDRGATELSLGLAPLAGLPDRASARLTSRLGNLIYRHGGSFYNFEGLRRFKQKFRPEWRPHYVALPPGTSPYLALTEITLLISGGARNLLTKD, encoded by the coding sequence ATGGCTCTCGCTGATCCGGCGCAAACTGCCCCTCCCCAGTCGCGCGTGAAAATTCTCTGGCCGATCGGGCTTGGACTTTTACTGTTCCTGATGGGGCTGTGGGCGCTGCATCATCTTCTTGCGAGCATCGACGTCCATCAGGTGATCGCGCAGATCAAGGCGACGCCGTGGCCCACGCTCGGTGCGGCTGTGGGCGCGACCGCTTTGGGCTATCTAGCGCTGGTGGGTTACGATTTCTGGGCGCTGCATTACCTTGGGAAACAGCTGCCGCTGCGCACCGTCGCGCTTGGCGGGTTTCTGGGCTACGCCTTCGGCAACACGGTCGGGATCAGCGTGATCTCGGGCGGGGCCGTGCGCTACCGCATCTATTCCGCCGCCGGCCTGAACGCCTTCGAGGTCGCGGCGCTGTCGTCCTATATCGCGCTCGCCATGGGCCTCGGGCTTACGATGGTTGGCGTTTTGGCGCTTTCCGTGCATCCGGCAGCCCTTGCAGGCGTAATTTCGGCGCCCGAGCCAGTGATCCGTATCGGGGCCTTGGCCGCGACGGCTCTTATTCTGGGCGGGGCGTTCTACCTGTCTTATACCGGGCGCGCCCTGCGTATTCGGAACCGAGAGATCGCGATGCCCGCGCCGCGCATCCTCGTGGGGCAACTCGCCGTGGCGCTGTTCGATTCAACCATGGCGGCTGGCGCGCTCTGGATCCTGATGCCCGCAGGCACCCCGCCGTTTGCGAGCTTTGTCGCGATCTACGCCGCAGCCAGCATGGTCGGCATCCTGAGCCACGTGCCCGGCGGCGTCGGCGTGTTCGAGACGGTGGTGATCGCCGCCCTGCCCGCGGGCGTGCCCTTGGGCGAGGCGGCAGCGGGCCTTCTGGCCTTCCGCATGATCTACTTCCTGCTGCCCTTTGTGATCGCCTTCGTCGTGGTCTCGCTGAACGAGGCGCGGCTTGCCGGCGGCTGGGCTACGCGCGTCTTTGGCGAAATATCAGAGCCGATGCGCCCGGTGATCAGCGGCATTGAGGGGCTCGCCCCCCGGATCGCCGGGGTCGCAGTGCTAGGCCTCGGCTTCTGGATGGTGATCGTCGCGCTGATGCCGGTGCTGGGCCGACAAGGCGGCGAGCCGGGGCTGATCACGGCGGTTCTCGCAGAAGGCGGCACGCAGCTTTGTGCCCTCGCGGGTGTGCTGTTGATCGTGCTGTCGCATGGCTTGGTGCGCCGGGTGAGACTTGCCTATTGGCTGGTACTTGCGGGGCTGGTGCTTGGCGTGATCTCGGTTTTGGCGGCCGATCTCGACATCGACAACGCGGTCGTCCTGTCGCTCGCCGCGGTGGTGTTGCTGCCGTTCCGCGGGGCCTTTCACCGTCGGGTCGCTCTGACCGAGGGCGGCTACGGCCCCCTGTGGTTCGCGGTGATTCTGGGGATGGTGGCCTCCGCGGCGGTGTTTTTCTTCCTCGCCTATGCGGCGCATCCGTATTCCAACGCGCTCTGGCTCGATTTCACGGCGAGTTCACCCACACCACGGGCGCTCCGGGCCGGGCTCCTGATCAGCGCGCTGCTGCTTGGGTTCCTCCTGTGGCTCACGCTGCGCCCGATGCGCCGCTTCACCTTTTCCGTCGATCCCGAACAGGACGTCGCGGTCGCTGAAATCCTCACCTCCCAAGACGTGCCGCAAGGCTGGTTCGCGCTGACGGGCGACAAATGCGTGATGTTCTCGCCCGACCGCTCGGCCTTCCTGATGTATGCGCAGCGCGGCGGGATGCGGGTCGTGCTCGGCGATCCCGTCGGCCCGCCCGAGACCGCGCGGCAATTGGCGTGGGAGTTTCACGAACGCGCGGTGAGCGAAGGCCTCACCCCCGTCTTCTACGAGGTCTCGACGAAGAACCTGCCGCTCTGGATCGAGATGGGCTACGCGCTGCACAAGATCGGCGAAGAGGCCGTGGTCGACCTTCAGAAATTCTCGCTCACGGGATCGAAATTCAAGACGATGCGGGCCGAGCAGAACCGCGCCCTGCGCGAGGGTTTCACGCTTGAGATCGCGTCCCCGCCGCACGCGCACGAGTTGATCGCGACGCTCCGTGACGTGTCCGACGCGTGGCTCGCGGGCCAAAAAGGCCGCGAGAAAGGCTTCTCGATCGGCCGCTTCGATCCGCGCTACCTCAACCATTGCGAGATCGCGCTGATCCGGCGCGGCGGTGAGATCCTCGGTTTCGCGAACCTTCTGGGCGGGCCGAATGCACGGCGTTTCGCGATAGACCTGATGCGGTACCGCCCGGAGGCGGCTGACGGCGTCATGCAATTCCTGTTCATCGGCCTGATCGAGGCGCTGCGAGATCGCGGTGCGACGGAGCTCAGCCTCGGCCTCGCGCCGCTGGCAGGCCTGCCCGACCGTGCCTCTGCGCGGCTGACCAGCCGCCTTGGCAATCTGATCTATCGTCATGGGGGAAGTTTCTATAACTTCGAAGGGTTACGGCGTTTCAAACAGAAATTCCGGCCCGAATGGCGGCCCCATTATGTCGCGCTCCCGCCCGGCACCTCCCCCTATCTCGCGCTCACCGAAATCACGCTGCTGATCTCGGGCGGCGCGCGCAATCTGCTGACGAAGGACTGA
- a CDS encoding alpha-glucosidase, with the protein MAKDWWRGAVIYQIYPRSFQDDSGDGIGDLKGITRRLDHVASLGVDAIWLSPIFTSPMADMGYDVSDYRGIDPQFGTLEDFDALVARAHELGLKVVIDQVISHSSDQHPWFKDAKKGGAKKDWYVWADPKPDGSPPNNWQAVFGGSSWEYAPERGQYYLHNFLIEQPDLNLHNPEVQEELLDVFRFWLDRGVDGFRLDTVNYYFHDPELRDNPAMDPDPERWPPVSTYDMQDHEFDKNRPENIPFLKKMRAVMDDHEARTLIGEVGEAPHRALGIMEEYTRGDDRLHMAYSFDMLGPKFTPAHFRGKIEGFFKGAPDGWPSWSFSNHDVQRHVTRWAKYGTEDSIARLAIAMLASFQGTIGIYQGEELGQTETEMEYHELTDPPGLRFWPENKGRDGCRTPMVWDESTNAGFSKAEPWLPVKPPQAARAVALEEADEGSVLAYYRRVLAFRKENPVLREGTSEFLDLPDPVLGFIRDDGAMKFACYFNLGPDPVTLEADGELVGPCLAATLEGGTLSLGPNGAAWVKI; encoded by the coding sequence ATGGCGAAGGATTGGTGGCGCGGGGCGGTTATCTACCAGATTTATCCGCGTAGCTTTCAAGACGACTCGGGCGACGGGATCGGTGATCTGAAGGGGATCACGCGCAGGCTCGATCATGTCGCCTCGCTGGGCGTCGATGCGATCTGGCTGTCGCCGATCTTCACCTCGCCGATGGCCGATATGGGCTATGACGTCTCCGATTATCGCGGCATCGATCCGCAATTCGGCACGCTGGAGGATTTTGACGCGCTGGTGGCACGCGCCCATGAGCTGGGCCTGAAAGTCGTGATCGATCAGGTGATCTCGCACAGCTCCGATCAGCATCCGTGGTTCAAGGACGCCAAGAAGGGCGGCGCAAAGAAGGACTGGTATGTCTGGGCCGACCCCAAGCCCGATGGCAGCCCGCCCAACAACTGGCAGGCGGTGTTCGGCGGCTCGTCATGGGAATACGCCCCCGAGCGCGGCCAGTATTACCTGCATAACTTCCTGATCGAGCAGCCCGACCTGAACCTGCACAATCCCGAGGTGCAGGAAGAATTGCTCGACGTGTTCCGCTTCTGGCTGGATCGCGGCGTTGACGGCTTCCGCCTCGATACGGTGAACTACTACTTCCACGACCCCGAGCTGCGCGACAATCCGGCGATGGACCCCGATCCCGAGCGTTGGCCGCCGGTCTCGACCTACGACATGCAGGACCACGAGTTCGACAAGAACCGCCCCGAGAACATCCCCTTCCTCAAGAAGATGCGCGCGGTGATGGACGACCACGAGGCGCGCACGCTGATCGGCGAAGTGGGTGAAGCTCCCCATCGCGCGCTCGGCATCATGGAAGAATACACCCGCGGCGATGACCGTCTGCACATGGCCTACAGCTTCGACATGCTGGGGCCGAAGTTCACGCCCGCGCATTTCCGCGGCAAGATCGAGGGCTTCTTCAAGGGTGCGCCCGACGGCTGGCCGAGCTGGTCGTTCTCGAACCACGACGTGCAGCGCCATGTCACCCGCTGGGCGAAATACGGCACCGAGGACAGCATCGCGCGGCTGGCCATCGCGATGCTCGCATCCTTCCAGGGCACGATCGGGATCTATCAGGGCGAGGAACTCGGCCAGACCGAGACCGAGATGGAATATCACGAGCTGACCGACCCGCCCGGCCTGCGCTTCTGGCCCGAGAACAAGGGCCGCGACGGTTGCCGCACGCCGATGGTCTGGGACGAGAGCACGAATGCGGGCTTCTCCAAGGCCGAGCCGTGGCTGCCGGTAAAGCCGCCGCAAGCGGCCCGCGCCGTCGCGCTGGAAGAGGCCGATGAGGGCTCGGTGCTCGCCTATTACCGCCGCGTTCTGGCTTTCCGGAAGGAAAACCCGGTGCTGCGCGAGGGCACGTCGGAATTCCTCGACCTGCCCGATCCGGTGCTCGGCTTCATCCGCGACGATGGCGCGATGAAATTCGCCTGCTACTTCAACCTCGGCCCCGATCCGGTGACGCTCGAGGCGGATGGCGAGCTCGTCGGCCCCTGCCTTGCCGCAACGCTGGAGGGCGGCACGCTGTCGCTCGGCCCGAATGGCGCGGCCTGGGTGAAGATCTGA